The window GCAGCCATTTTACAGATTCAGTTTGAAATCCACACATTTgaaaaaatgacaaaaaaaaaaaaaaacgggtTTCACTCACAACTTTGTCCCATTTCTCTCCTACTGAACGTGACCGTGGTAACCATAGCGACTTACTATGTGCTCGATTCCGCTGTACTCTCCCTCTGTGTTCTCTCTGATGGTGACCAGGTCCACGTCGGTGTAGGGGGTCTTGTAGCCCTCGATGGACACGCAGGGCCGCACGTTGGCGTACAGGTCAAAGGTCTTCCTGAGGAGCAGGTTCATGGAGGGGTGGCCGGCTGCGATGGGGGTCTTCAGGGGGCCTACACACAGAAGGGGGAGGTTAAAAGACCAACGCAGACCTTTTAAAATCTCAATGTCAAATCATTTCTGGATAACAACGGAACACCTTATTGTGATCATTTAAAAGGTAACCAAAAtatcttcttagcaaagagcaatttctcaggACAGTCTGATTGGTCGGAGTGgtgaggggaaaactgaaaactagctgttattggcagaggtcaccatgcagactaaactccatcccatcataccatcaccatgcagactaaactccatcc of the Oncorhynchus gorbuscha isolate QuinsamMale2020 ecotype Even-year unplaced genomic scaffold, OgorEven_v1.0 Un_scaffold_15345, whole genome shotgun sequence genome contains:
- the LOC124030772 gene encoding isocitrate dehydrogenase [NAD] subunit alpha, mitochondrial-like, with protein sequence MKIFESAKVPIQWEERNVTAIQGPGGRWMIPPDCKESMDRTLIGLKGPLKTPIAAGHPSMNLLLRKTFDLYANVRPCVSIEGYKTPYTDVDLVTIRENTEGEYSGIEHIVSRYGYHGHVQ